In Rahnella sikkimica, one DNA window encodes the following:
- a CDS encoding phosphopantetheine-binding protein: MSLIQESIEARKVVLHQIKTELIQRLHIQKTESQIDDDTALFGNGLKLDSVDATEILVLLDKLYGIQVSESDDPSFMRTVNNLASFVIKNRKPQ, encoded by the coding sequence ATGAGCTTAATTCAGGAAAGTATCGAAGCACGCAAAGTCGTATTACATCAGATTAAAACCGAGCTGATTCAGCGTCTGCATATTCAGAAAACAGAATCGCAGATTGACGATGATACGGCACTGTTTGGTAATGGCCTGAAACTTGATTCTGTCGATGCGACGGAAATTCTGGTTTTACTCGATAAGCTTTATGGCATTCAGGTCAGCGAAAGCGATGATCCCTCTTTTATGAGAACGGTAAATAACCTGGCGTCTTTCGTGATTAAAAACCGAAAGCCACAGTAA
- a CDS encoding 3-hydroxyacyl-ACP dehydratase FabZ family protein, with amino-acid sequence MSKYAIPSKIFLEMGGWRQPLIMVDRIEDFKYGENGYIKIIKHVTYNDPYLLGHFPENPIMPGAIISEIFGQASEYFSFLTDMSDIYQENHGEALHSLRDIYSKIHDENMRNIIRARRAQVQGVLASQNLKFKDVAYPGDTIEVTSKLTFSDASGFRHYSVSAQVGKKIISQGVIINFREVKQL; translated from the coding sequence ATGTCTAAATATGCTATTCCTTCCAAAATATTCCTTGAGATGGGCGGCTGGCGTCAGCCGCTTATTATGGTCGACCGTATTGAAGATTTTAAATACGGTGAAAACGGGTACATCAAAATTATTAAGCATGTCACCTATAATGACCCTTATTTGCTCGGGCACTTTCCTGAGAACCCGATCATGCCGGGCGCGATTATTTCAGAGATATTTGGCCAGGCGAGCGAGTATTTCTCTTTTCTGACGGATATGAGTGACATCTATCAGGAAAACCACGGTGAGGCATTGCATTCACTTCGTGATATTTATTCTAAAATTCATGATGAAAACATGCGCAATATTATCCGGGCGCGTCGCGCGCAGGTGCAGGGCGTTCTGGCTTCACAAAACTTAAAATTCAAAGATGTTGCGTATCCCGGCGACACGATAGAAGTGACCAGTAAGCTGACGTTCTCCGACGCCAGCGGATTCAGGCATTACAGTGTTTCGGCGCAGGTCGGCAAAAAAATTATCAGCCAGGGCGTGATAATCAATTTCAGAGAAGTGAAACAATTATAA
- a CDS encoding aminomethyltransferase family protein: MISLRELHEKNNATMGTFNGRTVPAFYHSPEVEYKAVRENILMVDYSSMSVVSVMGDDAWALVNYLASADVSIIRDEQAMYSLVLNQDGTIAGDISVLCTDEGYYLLSENLSAFELIDRLKQILENAADLDIEETPVIQDMEPHGWGAIQLEGPYAWEVLAGIYGFDIIGLPYHEYMSTDDGLMVLRCGKHGEFAYQLIGGQAALCKVWEQLLENGEPFDLKTGGLNYQNTLRVENPCWEPALFSGYSRNPVELQMQWAIQYDKDDFVGKSAAESLSCAGAGRKLVGIVPVAVCEGIAADDPVRAEGRDVGVIVKSVYSPACQSLIALALIDSEYAYSDIPGFEIATQGGAVAAMTRNVPFFYNFSMLVNPTEHSYIDASKPKSAL; the protein is encoded by the coding sequence ATGATTTCGCTGCGTGAATTACATGAAAAAAATAACGCCACGATGGGCACATTTAACGGCAGAACCGTGCCTGCTTTTTATCACTCACCGGAAGTGGAATATAAAGCGGTCAGGGAAAATATCCTGATGGTGGATTATTCCAGCATGTCCGTCGTCAGCGTCATGGGCGATGACGCGTGGGCGCTGGTCAACTATTTAGCCTCAGCGGATGTCTCGATAATCCGTGATGAGCAGGCGATGTATTCGCTGGTGCTCAATCAGGACGGCACCATTGCCGGGGATATTTCGGTGCTGTGTACCGATGAAGGGTATTACCTGCTGTCAGAAAACCTGTCCGCTTTTGAACTGATCGACCGCCTGAAGCAAATTCTGGAGAATGCCGCCGATCTGGATATTGAAGAGACGCCGGTCATTCAGGATATGGAACCGCACGGCTGGGGCGCAATTCAGCTCGAAGGGCCTTATGCCTGGGAAGTGCTCGCCGGTATTTACGGCTTCGACATTATCGGCCTGCCGTATCACGAATATATGAGCACGGACGATGGCCTGATGGTGCTGCGCTGCGGCAAACACGGTGAATTTGCGTACCAGCTGATTGGCGGGCAAGCGGCGCTGTGCAAGGTCTGGGAACAACTGCTGGAAAACGGTGAGCCATTCGACCTGAAGACCGGCGGCCTGAATTATCAAAATACGCTCCGCGTTGAAAACCCGTGCTGGGAACCCGCGTTGTTCAGCGGTTATTCCCGCAACCCGGTTGAGCTGCAAATGCAGTGGGCGATTCAGTATGACAAAGACGATTTTGTCGGCAAATCCGCGGCGGAATCCCTTTCCTGTGCGGGCGCAGGACGCAAGCTGGTCGGAATTGTTCCCGTCGCCGTGTGTGAAGGCATTGCCGCCGATGACCCGGTGCGTGCTGAAGGCCGCGACGTCGGTGTCATCGTCAAAAGTGTCTACTCACCGGCGTGTCAGTCTTTGATCGCGCTGGCACTGATTGACAGCGAATACGCCTATTCCGACATTCCGGGTTTTGAGATTGCGACGCAGGGCGGAGCCGTGGCGGCCATGACCCGTAACGTTCCCTTCTTCTACAACTTCAGCATGCTGGTTAACCCGACTGAACATAGCTATATCGATGCCTCAAAGCCGAAAAGCGCCCTGTAA
- the acpS gene encoding holo-ACP synthase — protein MFVGTDIVEVERVKTAILRGGDKFLQRVFTQRERLSINSNDPDYERAAGFWAAKESVVKSVGLGFREGIRFHDAEIEHDQFGCPHFIISGHLKDVMEDKKINAISLSISHCRTHAIAVTVISSQKD, from the coding sequence ATGTTTGTTGGAACGGATATTGTTGAGGTGGAGCGCGTGAAGACGGCGATATTGCGGGGCGGAGACAAATTCCTGCAAAGAGTTTTCACGCAGCGCGAACGGTTAAGCATTAACAGCAACGATCCTGATTATGAAAGGGCCGCAGGATTTTGGGCCGCGAAAGAGTCCGTTGTTAAATCGGTGGGATTAGGATTTCGGGAAGGGATCCGGTTCCACGATGCAGAAATTGAGCATGATCAGTTCGGATGCCCGCATTTTATTATCAGCGGGCATTTAAAAGACGTCATGGAAGATAAAAAAATCAATGCGATTTCGTTAAGCATTTCTCATTGCCGTACACATGCAATTGCAGTAACGGTTATTTCGTCCCAAAAGGATTAA
- a CDS encoding SDR family oxidoreductase produces the protein MYKFNDLADKNILVTGASGDIGLAVCAEYLNQQCQVFALYNSNARSLETLKEQHPDGHKLNLIQCDLSDKQAVSGLCQRLAQEAKHIDVLVNNAGIVKDSLFAAMSFEDFSAVIDTNLLSVFRLTKELLLMLRAAENPAVINVASIAALIPSVGQCNYSASKGALLAFTRTLAAELAPRGVRVNAIAPGMIESKMVKKVSRTVVREITSSIPLRRLGKCEEVANTVVYLSSGAASYIVGQTIVIDGGLVMR, from the coding sequence GTGTATAAATTTAATGATTTAGCAGATAAAAACATCCTGGTGACAGGGGCAAGCGGTGATATCGGACTGGCAGTTTGTGCAGAATACCTGAATCAGCAATGTCAGGTGTTTGCGCTGTATAACAGCAACGCCCGTTCTCTGGAGACGCTCAAAGAACAGCATCCGGACGGTCATAAACTGAACCTCATTCAGTGTGATCTTTCGGATAAACAGGCAGTCAGCGGCTTGTGCCAGAGACTGGCGCAGGAAGCGAAACACATCGATGTGCTGGTCAATAACGCGGGTATCGTCAAAGACAGTTTGTTTGCCGCCATGAGCTTTGAAGATTTCAGCGCCGTCATTGATACCAATTTGCTGAGCGTGTTCAGGCTGACCAAAGAGCTGTTGCTGATGCTCAGAGCTGCTGAAAACCCGGCGGTCATTAACGTGGCCTCGATTGCTGCGCTGATCCCAAGCGTAGGCCAGTGCAATTACAGTGCATCAAAAGGCGCGTTGCTCGCGTTCACCCGTACGCTGGCCGCCGAACTGGCACCCAGGGGCGTGAGGGTTAATGCGATTGCGCCGGGCATGATCGAATCCAAAATGGTGAAAAAAGTGTCGCGCACCGTCGTGCGGGAAATAACGTCATCCATTCCTCTGCGTCGCCTGGGGAAATGCGAAGAAGTGGCGAATACCGTGGTTTATTTAAGCTCCGGAGCGGCGAGCTATATTGTAGGGCAAACCATCGTTATTGATGGCGGCCTGGTGATGCGGTGA